In Bombus terrestris chromosome 6, iyBomTerr1.2, whole genome shotgun sequence, a single window of DNA contains:
- the LOC105666832 gene encoding uncharacterized protein LOC105666832, translating into MENTEVMEQNDSWSNDLNDWDLNGIRNEVSSASIYGDGLESPILGSSFRVPDIPKRYIEPIALDTSLPYIPVYIHLKTYDLKPIERPSTPPILSELRLRCQNDAESCKSSKALPSSRRTSKERSSISLKPREAK; encoded by the exons ATGGAAAATACGGAAGTAATGGAGCAAAACGATTCGTGGTCGAACGATTTAAACGATTGGGATTTAAATGGCATTCGAAACGAAGTATCGTCTGCATCGATTTATGGAGACGGCTTAGAATCGCCTATATTGGGTAGTTCTTTTCGAGTTCCGGATATACCGAAGAGATATATCGAACCGATAGCTCTTGATACGTCGCTACCTTAC aTTCCAGTTTATATACATTTGAAAACATATGATTTAAAACCTATCGAAAGACCATCAACACCTCCTATATTGTCTGAGTTACGATTGAGATGTCA aaatgatGCTGAATCGTGCAAATCCTCTAAAGCTCTACCGTCCTCCAGAAGAACCAGTAAAGAGAGGTCTTCTATTTCCTTAAAACCGCGGGAagcgaaataa